Proteins from one Cryptomeria japonica chromosome 4, Sugi_1.0, whole genome shotgun sequence genomic window:
- the LOC131046565 gene encoding putative disease resistance protein At5g47280: protein MQMFSCKTQSVRVGGLLNLLIPAVQEICISDQQNPIFHEFYNTLIRGSELIKKCESSSTINLPLNYRYASQIVKLEKEIDGFMKVIPACTLLEARGMLADLKKNYTSEASDISKELENSIFKQASMLTTDPCENAKMLQQPVLDDLLDCTESIEDTTSSYHSNGSGISQFFVGLEKPIAEVKELLFNTEVSVVGVQCMGGGGKTTLALALCDDPKIKCHFGNNVFFFTVSQSPNLKGILESLWEKIVAKKKPDFQNVEDAHRHLEQQLLQVPKPTLVILDDVWSRANLEKLLFEGPGYKTLITTRDSSTIPRNLSTQSYQLPLLGHEDALALFCFWAFGQTSIPCTFDANLVEEVQAECKGLPLALKVIGSSLHGEPRVVWESAKNKLSKGEFISDYHKEALYKCLETSVYLLDDVVRECFIDLGAFPEDRKICADALLDVWVYFRNLEWQDALAILLELASRNLLNLSTSSNPGSGAAISHGSVSELYFTQHDVMRDLALNLGSQGDIVHRKRLLMPRKEYTLPEKWALHRDRQFDAQIVSIHTGPMEENQWYEMNFPEAEALILVFTASEYYLPPFLKSMKKLKFLMVFNYGTKRATVKGLTQLKSVRLERVIAPAVLNQSKALQNLEKLSLSLCEGFKNPSTFNNTKLQGFNMDHCSDLEELPQNICYMPYAQMWSITNCHQVQKLPYDLGNLSSLKVLRLSSLPGLKELPSSIGNLGGLEYLDISVCVGLKELPEQIGQLKKLTELDMRECSRLKRLPRSVCGLTSLKHVTCDEKIGKQWLLAKRIALPELKVEIVEVQFSLDWLDD, encoded by the exons ATGCAGATGTTCAGTTGCAAGACTCAGAGCGTTAGGGTCGGTGGCCTGCTGAATCTCTTAATTCCAGCCGTTCAGGAAATTTGTATATCAGATCAGCAGAATCCCATCTTTCACGAATTCTATAATACCCTTATAAGAGGTTCTGAGCTGATTAAAAAATGTGAGAGTAGTAGCACTATTAACCTGCCTCTCAACTATAGGTATGCTTCACAGATTGTGAAGCTTGAGAAGGAGATTGATGGCTTCATGAAGGTAATTCCTGCTTGCACTTTGCTTGAAGCTAGAGGGATGTTAGCGGACCTGAAAAAAAATTACACATCGGAGGCTTCAGATATAAGCAAGGAACTAGAAAATTCCATCTTCAAACAAGCTTCTATGCTTACAACCGATCCTTGTGAAAATGCCAAGATGCTTCAACAACCGGTTTTAGATGATTTGCTGGACTGTACAGAAAGTATAGAAGATACTACAAGCTCTTATCATAGTAATGGTTCTGGGATTTCTCAATTTTTCGTGGGTTTGGAGAAACCCATTGCAGAGGTGAAGGAGCTTTTGTTCAACACTGAGGTGTCCGTCGTTGGTGTCCAGTGTATGGGGGGTGGTGGTAAAACGACATTGGCTCTGGCTCTCTGCGATGATCCTAAAATTAAAT GTCATTTTGGGAACAATGTATTTTTCTTCACCGTCTCACAGTCCCCAAACCTGAAGGGCATTTTAGAGAGCTTGTGGGAAAAGATTGTTGCGAAGAAGAAACCTGACTTTCAGAACGTAGAAGATGCACACAGACATCTTGAACAACAGCTTCTGCAAGTACCGAAGCCAACTCTAGTGATTCTGGACGATGTCTGGAGCAGAGCAAATCTAGAAAAATTGCTATTTGAAGGGCCAGGATACAAGACTCTAATCACAACTAGAGATAGCTCCACTATACCCAGGAACCTCTCTACTCAGTCGTATCAATTACCATTGCTGGGACATGAGGATGCTTTGGCCCTTTTCTGCTTCTGGGCCTTCGGACAGACGTCAATTCCATGCACCTTTGATGCAAATTTAGTGGAGGAG GTGCAAGCAGAATGCAAAGGCCTGCCATTAGCTCTTAAGGTTATTGGAAGCTCCTTGCATGGGGAACCTCGTGTGGTTTGGGAGAGCGCAAAGAATAagctttccaaaggagaattcatATCAGATTATCACAAAGAAGCGCTTTATAAATGCTTGGAGACTAGTGTTTATTTGTTAGATGATGTAGTGAGGGAATGTTTCATAGACTTGGGGGCGTTTCCAGAGGATAGAAAGATCTGTGCTGATGCATTGTTAGATGTTTGGGTTTATTTTCGGAATCTGGAATGGCAGGATGCCTTAGCCATTTTATTGGAACTTGCAAGCCGAAACCTGTTGAATTTATCAACTAGCAGCAATCCAGG GAGTGGAGCAGCAATTTCTCATGGAAGTGTGTCCGAGCTGTACTTTACTCAGCACGATGTAATGAGAGATTTGGCTTTGAATTTGGGAAGCCAAGGTGATATAGTCCACAGGAAGAGGTTACTTATGCCCAGGAAGGAGTATACTTTGCCAGAGAAATGGGCGTTGCATCGCGATAGACAGTTCGATGCTCAAATAGTCTCTATCCACACAG GGCCTATGGAGGAAAACCAGTGGTATGAGATGAATTTTCCGGAGGCAGAGGCTCTGATTTTAGTCTTTACTGCAAGTGAATATTATCTTcccccatttttgaaatcaatgaagaagCTAAAATTCCTCATGGTATTCAATTATGGCACAAAGAGGGCAACAGTGAAAGGTTTGACTCAACTTAAAAGTGTCCGCTTGGAGAGGGTGATTGCACCAGCTGTGTTAAATCAGAGCAAAGCGCTACAGAACTTAGAGAAGCTCTCTTTGAGCTTATGCGAAGGGTTTAAAAACCCATCTACATTCAACAATACCAAGCTGCAAGGTTTTAACATGGATCACTGCAGTGATTTAGAGGAGTTGCCCCAAAATATCTGCTATATGCCTTATGCTCAGATGTGGTCTATTACCAACTGCCATCAGGTTCAGAAGTTACCGTATGACCTTGGAAATCTAAGCTCTCTAAAAGTTTTAAGGTTGTCATCACTACCGGGCCTAAAAGAGCTTCCATCATCAATTGGAAACCTTGGGGGGCTGGAATATCTAGACATTTCAGTATGTGTAGGTTTGAAAGAACTTCCAGAGCAAATAGGCCAACTAAAGAAATTAACTGAGCTAGATATGAGAGAGTGTTCTCGTTTGAAGAGGCTACCTAGAAGTGTTTGTGGACTAACTTCCCTGAAACATGTCACCTGTGATGAGAAGATCGGGAAACAATGGTTGCTAGCCAAGAGAATTGCTCTCCCAGAACTTAAAGTTGAAATCGTGGAAGTACAGTTCAGTTTGGATTGGCTTGACGATTGA